From a region of the Paenibacillus sp. R14(2021) genome:
- a CDS encoding ABC transporter substrate-binding protein: MRKMWKTPQLFLAMTLGVALLAGCSNDNGGGNGNGGTSNSTGTANQTKENDTSPVTFTFFSADPNPNWQKMQDDVGKEITKQTGVTLDAEFAVGDPAQKIALIATSGEYPDLISPKGELNKLVDAGAMLDLTDLVDKYAPNLKKLFGSQMKRLRYGNDDQSIYVIPSYSAVDGKTFVAGGGFELQHRAVKEAGYPPIKTLQDYEKVIKSYLDKHPTDEAGNKNIGLSLNADDWRMYISVTNPAAETTGKSGDGEYYINPESYEATYHFRTEGEKEYFKWLNHMYNAGLLDKESFVQKYDQYQAKVASGRVIGLVDADWDYADSEKSLKTAGKLDQTYGHYAVMLSDTYKDNRFQPTGFMAGWGIGITKDCKDPVRAIKFLDYLASEQAQILNNWGIEGKDYQMTNGKRVVPEDVQQRIVNDNTAFSKESGIGFYTISAHYGDGVKDSSGNYFTKNFPEQILDGYTKADKETLKAYGATTWLDLFPKEDEFQPKAWGAAWNIAVPGDDDVTILGNKMKDITWKRIPEAIMAKPEAFDKIWDDYQEDLIKAGVEKMEKGFTKYVQDRVKLWNE; the protein is encoded by the coding sequence ATGAGGAAAATGTGGAAAACACCGCAGTTATTCCTGGCGATGACGCTCGGGGTCGCCTTGCTGGCCGGCTGCAGCAATGACAACGGAGGCGGTAACGGGAACGGCGGTACGTCGAACAGCACAGGAACAGCAAATCAGACGAAAGAAAACGATACGTCACCGGTTACCTTTACCTTCTTCAGCGCGGATCCGAATCCAAATTGGCAGAAGATGCAGGATGACGTTGGTAAAGAAATTACGAAGCAGACTGGCGTAACGTTGGATGCCGAATTCGCGGTCGGCGACCCGGCACAAAAGATTGCTCTGATTGCAACTAGCGGTGAATATCCGGATCTAATCAGCCCCAAGGGAGAACTCAACAAACTGGTTGACGCGGGAGCCATGCTGGATCTTACCGATCTGGTCGATAAGTATGCTCCGAACCTTAAGAAACTGTTCGGCAGCCAAATGAAACGCCTTCGCTACGGCAACGACGATCAATCGATTTACGTGATTCCGTCGTATTCGGCCGTTGACGGGAAGACCTTTGTCGCAGGCGGCGGATTTGAATTGCAGCACCGCGCCGTTAAGGAAGCGGGCTACCCTCCAATCAAGACGCTGCAGGATTACGAGAAAGTTATTAAATCTTATCTCGATAAGCATCCGACCGATGAAGCGGGAAACAAGAATATCGGTCTTTCCCTTAATGCGGATGATTGGCGGATGTACATATCCGTCACGAACCCGGCTGCCGAAACGACGGGTAAATCGGGAGACGGAGAGTATTACATCAATCCGGAATCGTATGAAGCCACTTATCACTTCCGCACAGAAGGAGAGAAAGAGTATTTCAAGTGGCTCAACCATATGTATAATGCCGGCTTGCTCGATAAAGAAAGCTTCGTGCAGAAGTATGACCAGTATCAGGCTAAGGTAGCTTCGGGACGAGTTATCGGGCTGGTCGATGCGGACTGGGATTATGCGGACAGCGAGAAGTCTCTTAAGACTGCGGGCAAGCTTGACCAGACATACGGGCATTACGCTGTGATGCTTTCCGACACGTACAAGGACAACCGATTCCAACCGACAGGCTTCATGGCCGGATGGGGTATAGGCATTACCAAAGACTGTAAAGACCCTGTCCGTGCAATCAAATTCCTGGATTACTTGGCATCAGAGCAGGCGCAGATTCTCAACAATTGGGGCATTGAAGGTAAAGATTATCAGATGACGAACGGCAAACGGGTCGTTCCTGAGGATGTGCAGCAGCGAATTGTCAATGACAACACGGCGTTCAGCAAGGAGTCAGGCATCGGTTTTTATACGATCAGTGCTCATTACGGTGATGGTGTGAAGGATTCCAGTGGAAATTATTTTACAAAGAATTTCCCGGAACAAATTTTGGATGGGTACACGAAAGCCGACAAGGAAACGTTGAAGGCTTACGGTGCGACAACATGGCTGGACTTGTTTCCGAAAGAGGATGAATTCCAGCCAAAAGCCTGGGGAGCGGCTTGGAATATTGCCGTCCCTGGCGATGACGATGTCACGATTCTTGGCAATAAGATGAAGGATATTACGTGGAAGAGAATTCCGGAGGCGATTATGGCAAAGCCGGAAGCATTCGATAAGATTTGGGATGATTACCAGGAAGATCTAATTAAAGCCGGCGTAGAGAAAATGGAAAAGGGCTTCACGAAATACGTGCAAGATCGCGTAAAACTTTGGAACGAGTAA
- a CDS encoding helix-turn-helix domain-containing protein: MRSIHLEWFTTDEQFQFYIQYGEHDEDMYMHHHVDFSELVIVLRGNATHVVNKEETFIKKGDVFVIDGSTSHAYKDPHEFRICNIMYRPDFLKLAGPDLRTSNGYQALFVLEPFYRNINHFESKLSLVIPSLEYVSSLVAFMIEEYGNKLQGYQTMLRSRFMELVVYLSRQYENQERQGVQGNLMHLANAISFIEDHYLEQLSREQIAAESNISVRHLNRIFQSYYQTTPFAYLQKLRLEHASMLLETKDIPISEISFKSGFNDSNYFTRQFTKAYGMSPKAYRRSR, encoded by the coding sequence ATGAGAAGCATACATTTGGAATGGTTTACGACCGATGAGCAATTCCAATTCTATATTCAATACGGCGAGCACGATGAGGACATGTACATGCATCATCACGTTGATTTCTCCGAGCTCGTCATTGTGTTACGCGGAAATGCCACGCATGTCGTCAATAAGGAAGAAACGTTTATCAAGAAAGGGGACGTTTTCGTCATTGACGGCTCAACTTCTCATGCCTACAAAGATCCTCATGAATTTCGCATTTGCAACATTATGTATCGTCCTGATTTTCTGAAATTGGCCGGACCGGATCTTAGAACGTCCAATGGCTATCAGGCGCTTTTTGTTTTGGAACCGTTTTACCGCAATATCAATCATTTCGAAAGTAAACTGAGCTTGGTAATCCCGAGTCTGGAATACGTTTCGTCTCTCGTTGCGTTCATGATCGAGGAATACGGCAATAAACTGCAGGGCTATCAAACGATGCTGCGATCTCGGTTTATGGAACTCGTGGTCTACTTGTCGAGGCAGTATGAGAATCAGGAGCGACAAGGTGTTCAGGGCAACTTGATGCATTTAGCAAATGCCATTTCCTTTATCGAAGATCACTATCTAGAGCAATTGTCGCGTGAGCAAATTGCAGCCGAATCCAATATCTCCGTCAGACATTTGAATCGGATTTTCCAATCCTATTACCAGACGACACCCTTTGCTTACCTCCAGAAGCTTCGCTTGGAACATGCATCTATGCTGCTTGAGACGAAAGACATCCCTATATCGGAAATCTCTTTTAAAAGCGGCTTCAACGATAGCAACTATTTCACACGTCAGTTTACCAAAGCATATGGCATGTCCCCAAAGGCCTATCGGAGGAGTCGTTAA
- a CDS encoding TetR/AcrR family transcriptional regulator, giving the protein MSKRQDILEATLDLIDEEGLQSVTFAKIMKRANVGSGTIFNYFSNKEDLVNELYRDCRRLLGDHLMMGYDPEQNLYERFKYLQRNRLKFAVEFPKQFRFIDAYSYSPCIKPEMRNLDDDAASREAVLAIITEGQKLGIIREMDPKLCHSISHGIVTAIVKGFHVNKFPLTDQQIQQTMEASWKAILV; this is encoded by the coding sequence ATGAGCAAACGCCAAGATATTCTTGAAGCAACGCTGGATTTGATCGACGAAGAAGGCTTGCAATCCGTCACTTTTGCCAAAATCATGAAGAGGGCGAATGTCGGCTCCGGCACGATCTTTAATTATTTCAGTAATAAGGAAGACCTGGTGAACGAGCTATACCGGGACTGCAGAAGGCTTCTGGGCGACCATCTTATGATGGGCTACGACCCAGAGCAAAATTTGTACGAACGGTTCAAATATTTGCAGCGAAATCGGTTGAAATTCGCGGTCGAATTTCCGAAGCAATTTCGGTTTATTGACGCGTATTCGTATTCTCCCTGCATCAAGCCGGAGATGCGTAATTTGGATGACGACGCGGCTTCTCGTGAAGCCGTGCTTGCGATCATTACGGAAGGGCAGAAGCTCGGCATCATTCGGGAGATGGATCCTAAGCTTTGCCACTCCATATCCCATGGTATCGTTACAGCGATTGTCAAAGGCTTCCATGTGAACAAGTTCCCGCTGACCGACCAACAAATCCAGCAGACGATGGAAGCTTCCTGGAAAGCGATTCTAGTATAA
- a CDS encoding MFS transporter produces MTSTASQQNGRSSSSNLVLAIILACQLIIILDASIVLTSLPEIGRSLGLSATGLSWVQNAYTLTFGGFLLLGARTGDIWGRRRVFMGGIALFTIASLIAGLSQSAESLLIARAVQGIAAAFAAPSTLALLMVSFREGKERTRAISLYSAVSGAGGSVGLVLGGVLTDLISWRWGMFINVPIGIALVLLAPRFLIETERRPGRFDIAGAVTSTLGMTSLVYGFVRAAANGWGSGLAMTAFIAGVILLASFIVIEKRAVQPITPLRLFASRERSGAYLARLLFVGGMSSMFFFLTQYLQGVTNFSALTAGIAFVPMTGVMFGMVYAVPGLLARLGSIRLLSGGVLIALAGMVWISRITVDSAYFPSIAIPLVVLGVGAGIAFIPLTAAGITGVEPSDAGAASGLVNVAHQMGASLGLAILITVFGTASRHAASQPSPSAGASHTEAQYVLAHAAGSAITGSAIFLALSLTVIVVLVRKRRIRASSSSRSHLDTRKVEQA; encoded by the coding sequence ATGACTTCAACCGCTTCTCAACAAAACGGGCGTTCTTCCTCTTCGAATCTCGTCCTGGCCATTATACTCGCGTGCCAGCTCATCATTATTCTGGACGCTTCCATCGTCCTCACGTCGCTGCCTGAAATCGGCAGGAGTCTGGGTTTATCCGCCACAGGCCTTTCCTGGGTACAAAATGCTTATACGCTGACGTTCGGCGGCTTTCTGCTGCTCGGTGCCCGTACCGGCGATATTTGGGGACGCAGGCGCGTCTTTATGGGCGGTATCGCATTATTTACGATAGCTTCCCTCATCGCGGGATTGTCTCAATCCGCTGAAAGCCTGCTGATTGCACGGGCAGTTCAAGGCATCGCCGCCGCTTTCGCTGCTCCATCCACGCTGGCGCTGCTCATGGTCAGCTTCCGCGAAGGCAAGGAGCGCACACGCGCCATATCGCTGTACAGCGCCGTTTCGGGAGCCGGCGGAAGCGTCGGCCTTGTGCTCGGCGGCGTGCTCACCGACTTGATTTCTTGGCGTTGGGGCATGTTTATTAATGTGCCGATCGGCATTGCGCTTGTTCTGCTGGCGCCGCGTTTCTTGATCGAAACGGAACGGCGACCAGGACGCTTTGATATTGCTGGCGCTGTGACCTCCACGCTTGGGATGACCTCCCTCGTGTACGGCTTCGTGCGCGCTGCTGCCAACGGCTGGGGCAGCGGCTTGGCCATGACTGCTTTCATCGCAGGCGTCATCCTGCTGGCTTCCTTCATCGTCATTGAAAAGCGGGCCGTGCAGCCCATTACGCCGCTTCGCTTGTTCGCAAGCCGCGAACGTTCCGGCGCTTACCTGGCCCGGCTGCTCTTCGTCGGCGGCATGTCTTCGATGTTTTTCTTCCTGACGCAATACTTGCAGGGCGTCACGAATTTCAGCGCGCTTACGGCAGGCATTGCTTTCGTGCCGATGACAGGCGTCATGTTCGGCATGGTTTACGCGGTGCCCGGCCTCTTGGCCCGCCTCGGAAGCATCCGCCTGCTGAGCGGCGGCGTTCTGATTGCCTTAGCGGGGATGGTCTGGATCAGCCGAATCACGGTGGACTCGGCCTACTTCCCAAGCATCGCCATTCCGCTTGTCGTCCTTGGGGTTGGTGCGGGCATCGCCTTTATTCCGCTGACCGCTGCGGGCATTACGGGCGTTGAACCAAGTGATGCCGGCGCGGCATCCGGTCTCGTGAACGTCGCCCACCAAATGGGCGCTTCGCTCGGACTTGCGATTCTAATCACCGTATTCGGCACTGCCAGCCGCCATGCAGCCAGCCAGCCATCTCCTTCGGCAGGCGCGTCGCACACGGAGGCACAATACGTGCTTGCTCATGCTGCAGGATCAGCCATAACAGGTTCTGCTATCTTCTTAGCACTTTCACTGACGGTGATCGTCGTCCTTGTGCGTAAGAGGCGCATCCGTGCTTCTTCGTCAAGCCGATCCCACCTGGACACTCGTAAAGTGGAGCAGGCATAA
- a CDS encoding aminotransferase class I/II-fold pyridoxal phosphate-dependent enzyme: MTTKQWRAERLSRLGSSIFAEVAEWKRTAASRGLDVIDLSIGSPDLPPSAAIRQALSDAASRADAYGYPGSKGTKAFLSQAAKWLQYRFGVEIDPEHELVSLMGSQDGLGHLALSLCNPGDIALLPDPGYPVYAAGLALAGVEPYLMPLKAKNQYLPDFTAIPEDIWQRAKFMLLNYPSNPVSAVADLSFFKHAVETAKQHGVLIVHDLAYSEMAFDGYRPPSILQAEGAVETAVEFHSLSKSFNMAGCRIGFLAGNREAVAALRELKANIDYGVFLPVQEAGITALELDMQGAQPAVGQLYESRRDTLVQALLQQGWEVALPKATMFLWAKLPKMQWNMSEPWTSRRISREMLERAGVAVIPGDAFGAEGEGYVRIALVEKEERLAEAALRIGKFIRGEL; this comes from the coding sequence GTGACGACGAAACAATGGCGCGCCGAGCGGCTGTCCCGGCTCGGCTCTTCGATCTTCGCGGAGGTTGCGGAGTGGAAGCGAACTGCAGCGAGCAGAGGGCTCGATGTCATTGACCTCAGCATCGGCAGTCCGGATCTTCCGCCGTCTGCCGCGATCAGACAGGCACTGAGCGATGCCGCTTCGCGGGCAGATGCATACGGCTACCCCGGCTCGAAAGGGACAAAGGCTTTCCTGTCGCAGGCTGCGAAATGGCTGCAATATCGCTTCGGCGTCGAAATTGATCCCGAGCATGAGCTCGTCTCCCTGATGGGCTCGCAGGATGGGCTGGGCCACTTGGCCTTGTCGCTGTGCAATCCGGGAGATATCGCCTTGCTCCCGGACCCCGGCTACCCTGTATACGCAGCCGGCCTTGCGCTGGCAGGCGTAGAGCCTTACCTGATGCCTCTGAAGGCGAAGAATCAGTATTTGCCTGATTTCACCGCCATTCCCGAAGACATCTGGCAGCGCGCAAAGTTCATGCTGCTGAATTATCCAAGCAATCCTGTGTCGGCGGTTGCGGACTTATCGTTCTTCAAGCATGCCGTTGAAACGGCAAAGCAGCATGGCGTCCTTATCGTTCATGATTTGGCTTATTCCGAGATGGCATTCGACGGTTATCGGCCGCCAAGCATTCTGCAGGCAGAAGGCGCGGTAGAGACGGCGGTCGAATTCCACTCCTTGTCCAAGAGCTTCAATATGGCGGGCTGCCGAATCGGCTTCCTCGCAGGCAATCGCGAGGCGGTCGCCGCTCTTCGCGAGCTGAAAGCCAATATCGACTATGGCGTGTTTCTACCGGTGCAGGAGGCGGGCATTACCGCGCTTGAACTGGATATGCAGGGCGCACAGCCAGCGGTCGGCCAGTTGTACGAAAGCCGGCGCGATACGCTTGTGCAGGCCCTTCTCCAGCAGGGCTGGGAAGTAGCCTTACCTAAGGCGACGATGTTCCTATGGGCCAAACTGCCTAAGATGCAGTGGAATATGTCCGAACCGTGGACTTCGCGTCGAATTTCCCGGGAAATGCTCGAACGGGCGGGCGTAGCCGTTATTCCCGGCGATGCTTTCGGGGCAGAGGGCGAGGGTTATGTCAGAATTGCTTTGGTCGAGAAGGAAGAGCGTCTTGCGGAAGCGGCGCTGCGGATCGGTAAATTCATTCGCGGCGAGTTGTAA
- a CDS encoding arsenate reductase family protein — MKKLTMYEYPKCGTCRSAIKSLESRGFQLEKHNLFEAAPSADELEAIIKRSGLEVKKFFNTSGEVYKEMGLKDKLAGMSDREKIELLASNGRLIKRPVVTDGAVVTVGFKDEEYDRIWSND, encoded by the coding sequence ATGAAGAAGCTGACGATGTACGAATATCCCAAATGCGGAACATGCCGCAGCGCAATAAAGTCGCTGGAGAGCAGAGGCTTTCAACTCGAGAAGCATAACCTGTTTGAAGCCGCGCCGTCCGCGGACGAGCTTGAGGCGATCATTAAGCGCAGCGGCCTTGAGGTGAAGAAGTTTTTCAATACCTCCGGCGAGGTTTACAAGGAAATGGGACTGAAGGATAAACTGGCGGGCATGTCCGACCGCGAGAAAATCGAATTACTGGCTTCCAACGGCCGCCTGATCAAGCGCCCGGTCGTCACGGACGGAGCTGTTGTAACCGTCGGCTTCAAGGATGAAGAATACGACCGCATATGGTCGAACGACTAG
- a CDS encoding RluA family pseudouridine synthase, which produces MSELQYYPPLTVDVTAEDEGKMVRTVLERRLGVSRKLLSRLKLTDHGITVNGERVYTNDRVAAGDLLELRMEQEESDDILPEPMSLDIVYEDADLLVVNKPPGIIVHPTHGHYTGTLANGVVYHWKQRGERVRFRPIHRLDEETSGLVAIAKTAYIHQQLSEQLQSGEVDKRYRAYVYGCPAKRAATIDEPIDRDADQPHLRVVTPDGYPSVTHYEVEAVYGEAAASKVNLKLETGRTHQIRVHMKHVGCPLIGDKLYGFAIGAGAAAKAGTEAREPNVPRAEGDAAVKPGGSARLEAAVNRQALHAALLSFTHPITKQRLTFEASLPGDLRQLEDELLRLKP; this is translated from the coding sequence ATGAGCGAGCTGCAGTACTATCCGCCATTGACGGTGGACGTAACGGCGGAAGATGAGGGGAAAATGGTGCGCACCGTACTGGAGCGGCGGCTGGGTGTTTCGCGCAAGCTGCTGTCGCGGCTGAAGCTGACTGATCATGGCATTACCGTGAACGGGGAGCGGGTCTATACCAACGACCGGGTAGCCGCGGGCGATTTGCTGGAGCTGCGCATGGAGCAGGAAGAATCGGATGATATTCTGCCGGAGCCGATGTCGCTCGATATCGTCTACGAGGATGCTGACCTGCTCGTTGTCAATAAGCCCCCTGGTATCATCGTGCATCCGACGCACGGCCATTATACGGGAACGCTGGCCAATGGGGTCGTGTACCACTGGAAGCAGCGCGGCGAACGCGTGCGGTTCCGACCGATCCATCGGCTCGACGAGGAAACCTCAGGGCTGGTCGCCATAGCTAAAACCGCCTATATTCATCAGCAGCTGTCCGAACAGCTGCAGAGCGGCGAAGTGGATAAGCGCTATCGAGCTTACGTGTATGGCTGCCCGGCAAAGCGTGCGGCAACGATTGACGAACCGATTGACAGGGATGCGGATCAGCCGCATCTCCGCGTCGTGACGCCTGACGGCTATCCGTCCGTTACGCATTATGAAGTCGAGGCCGTTTACGGGGAGGCAGCCGCTTCTAAAGTGAATCTGAAGCTGGAGACGGGCCGGACGCACCAAATTCGGGTACATATGAAGCATGTCGGCTGCCCATTGATTGGCGATAAGCTGTACGGCTTCGCGATCGGCGCGGGCGCTGCTGCGAAGGCTGGCACAGAAGCGAGAGAGCCGAATGTGCCGAGAGCAGAGGGTGATGCGGCCGTGAAGCCTGGAGGCTCCGCGAGGCTCGAGGCTGCTGTGAACCGTCAAGCGCTGCACGCTGCGCTGCTCTCGTTCACCCACCCCATCACGAAGCAGCGATTAACCTTTGAAGCTTCGCTGCCGGGTGATTTACGGCAGCTGGAGGACGAACTGCTTCGGCTGAAGCCGTGA
- a CDS encoding cob(I)yrinic acid a,c-diamide adenosyltransferase: MKLYTRTGDGGETSVKGGRVRKDDSRVEAYGTIDELNSFVGQAAALAAAAGQLDELAAQLLEIQQELFDCGSDLAFQDPEGRDFKLAAESAARLEAWMDEHVAASPEITRFILPGGSEVSALLHVCRTVCRRAERRVVTLSGEMKVHQPVMIYINRLSDYFFAAARAANAKLGVPDTEYVRSAQVFRTRKS; encoded by the coding sequence ATGAAATTATATACGCGAACAGGAGACGGCGGGGAAACGTCAGTCAAAGGCGGACGCGTCCGCAAGGACGACAGCCGGGTAGAGGCGTACGGCACGATCGATGAATTGAACAGCTTCGTTGGCCAGGCGGCTGCGCTGGCAGCGGCTGCGGGTCAGCTGGATGAGCTGGCTGCCCAGCTCCTTGAAATTCAACAGGAGCTGTTCGACTGCGGCTCTGATCTGGCGTTTCAAGATCCGGAGGGACGGGATTTCAAGCTGGCTGCGGAGTCGGCGGCGCGCCTTGAAGCGTGGATGGATGAACATGTCGCGGCATCGCCGGAGATTACGCGGTTTATCCTGCCCGGGGGCAGTGAGGTGTCCGCACTGCTGCATGTATGCCGGACGGTTTGCCGCAGGGCAGAACGTCGCGTCGTGACGCTTAGCGGGGAGATGAAGGTGCATCAGCCGGTCATGATATACATCAACCGGTTATCGGATTATTTCTTCGCAGCCGCCCGTGCAGCGAATGCGAAGCTGGGCGTGCCGGATACGGAATACGTGCGAAGCGCGCAAGTGTTCCGCACGCGGAAATCATGA
- a CDS encoding MFS transporter — MHRPAAMLRAFNFLFFALLAIFISFLPVYLDAQGISASRIGIIIGTGGFVSIFSSPFWGIVSDRAKTIRGVLLVLIACATVVGYFLYTSGSFLLLVVFTMLLFFFLLPMDPLTESLNFQSSEMMSISYGSIRTFGALGYAVMALTVGYVMLYFGKESLGLLFALFGVISFIVCLLLRDAPSTGKPVSMKSLGQFLAHRETLMFLILIFIAAIPARMNDTYLGVHLHALGGGSELVGQAWFLAAGSEILVFALSFWWMRKGREMALIALASFFYFLRFFLSAWITDPHAMTYLQLLQVVTFPVFYSAAIQYLYRIVPEEWKATGQTVLALVFFGISGIVASYAGGWLYEKVQGQHFYLILSAMSLAALLFSLVLIAVYRTGQFRGEAAQERTA; from the coding sequence ATGCATAGACCTGCAGCCATGCTGCGTGCGTTTAATTTTCTGTTCTTTGCACTGCTCGCTATTTTCATTTCATTCCTTCCTGTCTATCTCGATGCGCAGGGCATCTCGGCCTCGCGGATCGGCATCATTATCGGAACCGGCGGCTTTGTCTCGATTTTCTCCTCGCCATTCTGGGGCATCGTCAGCGACCGCGCCAAAACGATTCGCGGCGTGCTTCTCGTCCTGATTGCGTGCGCCACCGTCGTAGGCTATTTCCTCTACACGTCGGGCAGCTTCCTGCTGCTCGTTGTATTTACGATGCTGTTGTTCTTCTTCCTGCTCCCGATGGATCCGCTGACGGAGAGTCTGAACTTCCAGTCCTCCGAGATGATGAGTATCAGCTATGGCTCCATCCGTACGTTCGGGGCGCTCGGCTACGCCGTTATGGCGCTTACCGTCGGTTACGTCATGCTCTATTTCGGCAAAGAAAGCTTGGGACTGCTGTTTGCGCTTTTCGGCGTAATCAGCTTTATCGTTTGCTTGCTGCTGCGCGATGCGCCGTCGACAGGTAAGCCGGTCTCCATGAAGAGTCTGGGACAGTTTCTTGCTCATCGCGAAACGCTGATGTTCCTCATTCTCATCTTCATTGCGGCGATCCCAGCTCGGATGAACGACACGTATCTGGGGGTACACCTGCATGCGCTCGGCGGCGGCTCCGAGCTTGTCGGGCAGGCGTGGTTCCTGGCTGCTGGAAGCGAAATTCTGGTCTTCGCGCTCAGCTTCTGGTGGATGCGCAAGGGCAGGGAGATGGCCCTGATTGCGCTGGCGAGCTTTTTCTATTTTCTCCGTTTCTTCCTATCGGCTTGGATTACGGATCCGCATGCCATGACGTACCTGCAGCTGCTGCAGGTAGTTACGTTCCCGGTCTTCTATTCCGCGGCCATTCAGTATTTGTACCGGATCGTTCCGGAGGAATGGAAGGCGACGGGACAAACGGTACTGGCGCTGGTGTTCTTCGGTATATCAGGCATAGTTGCATCCTACGCGGGAGGATGGCTGTACGAGAAGGTGCAGGGCCAACATTTCTATCTGATTCTCTCCGCGATGTCGCTCGCCGCCCTGCTGTTCAGCCTTGTACTGATCGCGGTATATCGAACGGGGCAATTCCGCGGGGAGGCTGCCCAAGAGCGAACGGCTTAG
- a CDS encoding aspartyl-phosphate phosphatase Spo0E family protein encodes MTCARTGLTLVSSSSIRRLEDEINMLRLKMEQSYVEEATFDSEKVIGISRLLDTKINEYMQSQRKWVQTSN; translated from the coding sequence TTGACTTGTGCGAGAACGGGTCTTACGCTTGTATCCTCATCGTCCATACGACGATTGGAAGACGAAATCAATATGCTGCGCCTCAAAATGGAACAATCCTACGTGGAAGAAGCGACGTTCGATTCGGAGAAGGTCATCGGCATCAGCCGGCTGCTGGATACGAAAATTAATGAATATATGCAATCTCAGAGAAAATGGGTTCAGACCTCAAATTGA